The genomic DNA TTAATGTTGTTGAGTCTTTAGCCGTTGCAAAGATAAAAGGATATCTTCTCATATGTGCTGGTACATATTTATGTTTACTCCATTTACCTTCTTTATCTACAAATACATTTTCATTTTCTTTATATCCTAGCATTACTGTTGCCATCCATTGATCATTTATATCTTTTATAAAAAGTATTGGATAATCTTTACAAGCTTCATAAAACTCTGATGTTGTTATTGGTGCATTCTTTTGTTCTTTTGCAAAAGAGTAATCTTTTACATTTTTTATTGCTACATCTTTATCTATATTTTTATCTATTACTTCTAAATTCTTATACATTAATTATAATTTCCTTATTATATTTTTTTATTATCAACATAATATCTAAAACACCATTCCAACTTGAAACAATACTCTAGAATTTCTATTTGTTTCACTTGTAACTTCTTTACTATTTGCATTCCATGCTACTTGTACTTGTCCAAATAAATTATCATATGATGCATAGTATCCAAGACCTACATCTTGCAATGATTTTGATTCAAAGTTTACATTATTATTTGACATCCATGCTCTTCCTCTATCATAAAATACTCCTACTGTATTTGATAGTTTACTTACATTTGGAAGTCTATATTTTGCTTCTGCATTAAATACATATCCATTTTCAGCACTTAATTCTCCATCTGGGTATAGTTTAACTCCATAGCTTCCTCCAATAGAGATATCTTCACTTCCATCTAGGTTTTTATTTCCTAGGGCATATTGCATACTTAAAGATGTTTCTAAAGAGAGTTTATTTGTAAAATATAATGTATTTGAAAGGTCTAGATTTATTTTAGAGTAAGTTCCATTTGTATTAGCTCCTGCTTCATCTATAGTTTTATCACTATCATCATCAAAGCTTAGGTTTCCATATTTTATATCAAAGCCTATTTTTGAAGAGGAATTAAATTTATTTACTAGATAAGATTTATCATAATCTGCACCTAAAGTTATAAATTGAGTATCTTTATTAGTTATTGTATTTGTTGAGTTAACTTTATCTTCTAAATCTTTATTTGCAATATTTACATTTAGATATAGGTTTTCTGTTCTTGTTCTAAGGAATGGATATTTTAGACTAGCTTCAAATGTTTTAGCTGTTCCTGTTGCATCTAAATCTTTATATTCTTCTGTTAATTCATAATTAGTTTGAGAATAAGATATTTCACCTATTAATCCATTAGAAGTTAATGGTGCTGTGTATGCTATTCTTCCATTTTTAAGATTACTTCCATTTGATATTAATCCTGAGAGTGAAATTTTATCACCAATATTAAAAGGAGAGTTAATATTAATTCCAGCCATCAATCTATTTTTACCTGTATATTTACCACCTACGTTATCAGCTAATATATATCCATCAACTCTATTTGTTTTTTCAGCAGTCATAATAAAATCTGAGCTACCTATTGTAGTTCCTGGTTTAATATCTGCTTGAGTTATAGCAACACCTGAGGTATCATTAACAATAAGCATAGCTCTTTCTAAAGTTTCTGTTGAAATAATATTATCTCTAGCTT from Poseidonibacter antarcticus includes the following:
- a CDS encoding ShlB/FhaC/HecB family hemolysin secretion/activation protein — encoded protein: MKKTKIGVMKNMKNQIIKTISISILTSSFLLGANVPNIGTIEKEIKTPTIEKEKASIPKINLKKEYKAPMKDTGKTILVKSITFTSNEHISSEVLKEIAKEYENKELTFTQITELTSKITKYYRDNGYFVARAYLPVQNISKNDNVLEIAIIEGNYGEFKLKNNSLVNDSTLQGMVDNAKARDNIISTETLERAMLIVNDTSGVAITQADIKPGTTIGSSDFIMTAEKTNRVDGYILADNVGGKYTGKNRLMAGININSPFNIGDKISLSGLISNGSNLKNGRIAYTAPLTSNGLIGEISYSQTNYELTEEYKDLDATGTAKTFEASLKYPFLRTRTENLYLNVNIANKDLEDKVNSTNTITNKDTQFITLGADYDKSYLVNKFNSSSKIGFDIKYGNLSFDDDSDKTIDEAGANTNGTYSKINLDLSNTLYFTNKLSLETSLSMQYALGNKNLDGSEDISIGGSYGVKLYPDGELSAENGYVFNAEAKYRLPNVSKLSNTVGVFYDRGRAWMSNNNVNFESKSLQDVGLGYYASYDNLFGQVQVAWNANSKEVTSETNRNSRVLFQVGMVF